One Owenweeksia hongkongensis DSM 17368 genomic region harbors:
- the ruvX gene encoding Holliday junction resolvase RuvX — MARIVALDIGGKRTGIAETDPMQIIATPKDTVETSKLLDYLRQLFATDSYETIVIGDPKNLDGGDSDNSERVRKLTTKLQNVFPKMKVVLQDERFSSKMAMQSMIDSGMKKMKRREKGEIDKVSAAIILQSYMEAGSF; from the coding sequence TTGGCAAGAATAGTAGCTTTAGACATCGGTGGTAAAAGAACAGGCATAGCGGAAACAGATCCTATGCAAATAATAGCCACACCAAAGGACACGGTAGAAACTTCAAAGTTGTTGGATTATTTGAGGCAACTATTTGCTACTGATAGCTATGAAACCATTGTAATAGGTGATCCGAAAAATTTGGATGGCGGTGATTCTGACAATTCAGAGCGAGTACGTAAGCTAACCACCAAGCTTCAAAATGTTTTTCCTAAAATGAAAGTGGTACTTCAGGATGAGCGCTTTTCTTCAAAAATGGCAATGCAAAGCATGATTGACTCAGGCATGAAAAAGATGAAGAGACGCGAAAAAGGGGAGATAGACAAGGTAAGCGCTGCAATTATTTTGCAGTCCTATATGGAGGCTGGTTCTTTTTAA
- a CDS encoding CBU_0592 family membrane protein: MKVLIDILGWTGSGLIILAYALTLLKSSDYLSYSKYLNLLGGILIAINCYYYQAIPPFITNLLWSVIATLTIYKTRRAKAKCRKSECFT; encoded by the coding sequence ATGAAAGTTTTAATCGACATACTTGGATGGACTGGATCGGGATTGATAATTTTAGCTTATGCCCTCACCTTATTAAAAAGCAGCGACTACCTTTCCTACAGCAAGTATTTAAATTTATTGGGAGGAATATTAATCGCGATAAATTGCTACTACTATCAGGCCATTCCACCTTTTATTACCAATTTGCTATGGAGCGTGATTGCTACGCTAACTATATATAAAACCAGAAGGGCTAAAGCAAAGTGCAGAAAATCTGAATGTTTCACATAA
- a CDS encoding short chain dehydrogenase: MRILIIGGKGTIGSVVTSHFEKTNDVLIAGRTSGDVTVDIADSKSIKAMFEKTGKLDAFICIAGEAKWGDFDDLTEEDYYVGLKSKLMGQVNLVRIGQNYLTANGSITLSTGILADDPVVKTTSAAMVNGAIHSFVKAVNLEIKNGIRVNVVSSGMVEAAYDKYKDYFPGHNPIPMTKVVNAYVRSVNGKGKGEIIRIYD; the protein is encoded by the coding sequence ATGAGAATTTTAATAATTGGAGGTAAAGGCACAATTGGAAGTGTAGTTACATCACATTTTGAAAAAACGAATGATGTACTAATTGCCGGAAGAACGAGTGGTGATGTAACGGTGGATATTGCCGACTCTAAATCCATAAAAGCCATGTTTGAAAAAACGGGAAAGCTTGATGCCTTTATATGTATTGCGGGAGAGGCTAAGTGGGGAGATTTTGATGACTTAACAGAAGAGGATTATTACGTGGGGCTAAAAAGCAAGTTGATGGGTCAGGTAAACCTTGTAAGAATTGGTCAAAATTATTTGACGGCAAATGGTTCTATCACCCTATCTACGGGTATTTTGGCTGATGATCCAGTTGTAAAGACCACCAGTGCTGCCATGGTAAATGGCGCTATTCACAGTTTTGTAAAAGCTGTAAATCTGGAGATAAAAAATGGCATTCGTGTAAATGTGGTTTCATCGGGTATGGTGGAAGCGGCTTATGATAAATACAAAGACTACTTCCCTGGGCATAACCCAATCCCCATGACCAAGGTAGTGAATGCTTATGTTCGCAGTGTAAATGGAAAAGGTAAAGGTGAAATTATAAGAATTTATGATTGA
- a CDS encoding 2,3,4,5-tetrahydropyridine-2,6-dicarboxylate N-succinyltransferase produces MSDLQQLIEQAWEDRSMLEDTKVVEAIESIIEDIDKGRLRCAEPTENGWQVNEWVKKAVILYFPTRKMETIEAGPLEFHDKIPLKTGYKELGIRVVPHAVARYGAYISKGVIMMPSYVNIGAHVDEGTMVDTWATVGSCAQIGKNVHLSGGVGIGGVLEPVQAAPVIIEDNCFIGSRCIVVEGIRLETEAVLGANVVLTASTKIIDVTGDEPKEIKGYVPARSVVIPGSYTKKFPAGDFQVPCALIIGTRKESTNKKTSLNDALREYGVSV; encoded by the coding sequence GTGAGCGATTTACAGCAATTGATAGAGCAAGCTTGGGAAGACAGAAGCATGCTAGAAGACACCAAGGTAGTGGAAGCTATCGAAAGCATTATTGAAGATATTGACAAAGGCAGATTGAGATGTGCCGAGCCTACCGAAAACGGATGGCAAGTGAATGAATGGGTAAAGAAGGCGGTAATCCTTTATTTCCCAACTCGTAAAATGGAAACTATAGAAGCAGGTCCATTGGAGTTTCACGATAAAATTCCATTGAAGACCGGTTACAAAGAACTGGGAATTCGCGTGGTGCCTCACGCTGTAGCGCGTTATGGAGCGTACATCAGCAAAGGTGTAATTATGATGCCTTCTTATGTAAACATCGGTGCACATGTAGACGAAGGAACTATGGTGGACACTTGGGCTACAGTAGGTAGCTGTGCCCAAATTGGTAAAAATGTTCACCTGAGTGGTGGTGTGGGTATTGGTGGTGTTTTGGAGCCTGTACAAGCTGCTCCTGTAATCATCGAAGACAACTGCTTTATCGGTTCTCGCTGTATAGTTGTAGAAGGTATTCGCTTAGAAACTGAGGCTGTGCTTGGTGCTAATGTGGTGCTTACGGCTTCTACCAAAATTATTGATGTAACTGGTGATGAGCCCAAAGAAATCAAAGGATATGTTCCTGCTCGTTCGGTAGTAATTCCAGGAAGCTACACTAAGAAATTCCCAGCTGGTGATTTTCAAGTGCCATGTGCTTTGATTATTGGTACACGTAAAGAAAGCACCAATAAGAAGACCTCTTTGAACGATGCTTTGAGAGAATACGGAGTGTCAGTGTAA
- a CDS encoding cysteine desulfurase family protein — translation MTGLESKRRIYLDNAATTPIREEVKQYMLEVMNGPFGNPSSTHQFGRKAKSVVEEARKYISKTLGCTGNEIVFTSGGTEADNAALTLAVRDCGVKRIITSKMEHHAVLHTAEALAKNFGVELVFVNLLDKGVVDLNHLEELLKEGTPTLVSLMHGNNEVGNLLDLKTVGTMCRAHNAYFHTDTVQTMAHCELDLSELPIDFLAASAHKFYGPKGVGFMYVNHRVKCHSFISGGSQERNMRGGTENVLGIAGLHKAFQLSIENMEAENAHITDLKQYMIDQLKAEVTDVRFNGLSDQLDKSLLTVLSCSLPCLPKDGMYLFTLDMNGVMVSGGSACTSGSQKGSHVIEAIDPDNQCAIIRFSFGKNNTREELDYVIETLKNMMVPVPA, via the coding sequence TTTATTTAGATAACGCGGCAACAACGCCAATCAGGGAAGAAGTAAAGCAATATATGCTGGAAGTCATGAATGGCCCATTCGGGAATCCATCATCTACACACCAATTTGGCCGCAAGGCTAAAAGCGTGGTGGAAGAAGCCAGAAAGTATATTTCTAAAACTTTAGGATGCACAGGAAATGAAATCGTTTTTACTTCAGGTGGAACCGAAGCCGATAACGCGGCCCTTACTTTAGCAGTAAGAGATTGCGGAGTTAAGAGAATCATTACTTCAAAAATGGAACACCATGCTGTGCTTCACACTGCTGAGGCATTGGCTAAAAACTTTGGTGTAGAATTAGTCTTTGTAAATCTTTTGGACAAAGGGGTGGTTGATCTTAATCACCTTGAAGAGCTTCTTAAAGAAGGTACTCCAACTTTAGTTTCGTTGATGCATGGAAACAATGAAGTAGGAAACTTACTTGATTTGAAAACTGTGGGAACGATGTGCCGAGCGCACAATGCTTATTTCCATACGGATACAGTGCAAACTATGGCACATTGCGAACTTGATTTAAGTGAGCTACCAATTGACTTTTTGGCTGCCTCAGCGCATAAGTTCTACGGACCAAAAGGAGTAGGATTTATGTACGTAAATCATCGCGTAAAATGTCACTCATTCATCAGCGGAGGCTCTCAAGAAAGAAATATGAGAGGTGGTACGGAGAATGTTCTTGGTATTGCTGGCTTGCACAAAGCTTTCCAACTTTCTATTGAAAATATGGAAGCGGAAAACGCACACATAACAGATCTAAAGCAATATATGATTGATCAGCTGAAGGCGGAAGTTACAGATGTTCGCTTTAATGGATTGAGCGATCAGCTTGATAAAAGTTTGCTTACGGTGCTAAGCTGCAGCCTGCCATGTTTGCCAAAAGACGGCATGTATCTATTTACATTAGATATGAATGGTGTAATGGTGAGCGGTGGAAGTGCTTGTACTAGTGGCAGTCAAAAGGGGTCTCACGTAATTGAGGCTATTGATCCTGATAATCAATGTGCCATTATTCGTTTTTCTTTCGGTAAAAATAATACCCGTGAGGAATTAGATTATGTAATAGAAACGCTTAAAAATATGATGGTACCAGTGCCAGCATAG
- a CDS encoding carboxymuconolactone decarboxylase family protein produces MDNFKIHSIESAPEKSKAQLVESQKAFGMLPNLHAVMAESPAALEAYKTLHRLFSEETAFNAEELTVVWQTINVENGCHYCVPAHTGIAHSMKVDPAITEALRDEKPLANDELEALRTATLKVIRNRGILSENDLEAFYNAGYTKQQLLEIFLGYSQKILSNYTNHVANTPVDAPFKSFAWEKETVA; encoded by the coding sequence ATGGACAATTTCAAAATTCATTCAATAGAATCAGCTCCGGAAAAGAGCAAAGCCCAATTAGTAGAATCGCAAAAAGCATTTGGCATGCTTCCAAATTTGCATGCTGTAATGGCAGAGTCGCCAGCGGCTCTGGAAGCCTATAAAACCCTTCATAGATTGTTTTCTGAAGAAACGGCTTTTAATGCAGAAGAGCTTACCGTTGTCTGGCAAACTATAAACGTAGAAAATGGCTGCCACTATTGCGTACCGGCACACACGGGTATTGCTCATTCTATGAAAGTTGACCCAGCAATTACAGAGGCTTTACGCGATGAAAAACCTTTGGCTAATGACGAACTAGAAGCATTGCGCACCGCAACACTTAAAGTAATTCGAAACCGTGGTATCCTCAGCGAAAACGATTTAGAAGCATTTTATAATGCAGGTTATACTAAGCAGCAATTGCTTGAAATTTTCTTGGGCTATTCGCAAAAGATTTTGAGCAACTACACCAACCACGTGGCTAACACGCCAGTAGATGCTCCTTTTAAAAGCTTTGCTTGGGAAAAAGAAACTGTAGCGTAA
- a CDS encoding MBL fold metallo-hydrolase — protein sequence MKFTFLGSGTSQGIPIIGCTCKVCTSDDKKDKRLRSSLLVQSKNTTVNIDAGPDFRYQMLRAGVMKMDAIIITHEHMDHTAGLDEVRAFNFIQNKPMEIYATERVQKRLREQYSYIFQNGDYPGVPQVVLKTIDMKTPFTIGDIKFIPIKVMHGQLPVLGFRMGDFTYVTDANYIGETEKNLIKGSKHFVVNALRKKNHHSHFTLDEAIELTKELDVENAYFTHISHQLGLHAEVSKDLPKGMQLAWDELSIE from the coding sequence ATGAAATTCACATTTCTTGGATCAGGAACTTCTCAAGGTATACCTATAATAGGATGTACGTGTAAGGTGTGCACTTCGGATGATAAAAAAGATAAAAGGCTAAGGAGTTCATTATTAGTGCAAAGCAAAAATACCACGGTAAACATTGATGCCGGACCGGATTTTAGGTATCAAATGCTAAGGGCAGGAGTGATGAAAATGGATGCCATTATTATTACCCATGAACACATGGATCATACTGCTGGTTTGGATGAGGTTCGAGCTTTTAATTTTATTCAAAACAAGCCGATGGAGATATATGCCACCGAGCGTGTACAGAAAAGACTCCGCGAGCAATATTCCTATATTTTTCAAAATGGTGATTATCCTGGAGTGCCACAGGTGGTGCTAAAAACCATTGATATGAAAACACCTTTCACCATAGGTGATATCAAATTTATACCTATAAAAGTGATGCATGGGCAATTGCCGGTTTTAGGATTTAGAATGGGCGATTTCACTTATGTGACGGACGCTAACTATATTGGAGAAACCGAAAAGAACCTGATAAAAGGAAGCAAGCATTTTGTTGTAAATGCTTTGCGTAAAAAGAATCACCATTCACATTTTACGCTGGATGAGGCGATAGAACTCACCAAGGAGCTAGATGTGGAAAATGCTTACTTCACGCATATTAGCCACCAACTTGGACTTCATGCTGAGGTGAGTAAAGATTTACCGAAAGGGATGCAGTTGGCGTGGGATGAACTTAGTATTGAGTAG
- a CDS encoding helix-turn-helix transcriptional regulator: MILKNQSFTYKEKVIIEKVVLKPPYRHGRVFHNEGCFMYLKGAQGKMMSSEDNYNFKEEPKEALLLKCDTYFLDFVKSASNEEVEIIAIHLYPDILKELYSTELPAIIQQSVKHPQTKKLADDTTITRFIESLDFYFDNPNLVNDDLLELKVRELILLLVQTKNANSVLELIQGLYDYRNIDLKKIVNLHQYNNLSIEELAALASVSVSSFKRAFKKEFNDTPAHYFNVQKIKKAKELLSLTDMAISQIAYEIGFNDPLYFTRLFKKSETLTPSEYRSKNHA, from the coding sequence ATGATTTTAAAAAATCAAAGTTTTACTTACAAGGAAAAAGTGATTATTGAGAAAGTCGTTTTAAAACCTCCTTACCGTCACGGCCGGGTGTTTCACAACGAAGGTTGCTTTATGTACTTAAAAGGTGCTCAAGGAAAAATGATGTCTTCTGAAGACAACTACAATTTTAAAGAAGAACCCAAAGAGGCGCTGCTACTAAAATGTGATACTTACTTTTTAGATTTTGTGAAATCCGCCTCAAATGAAGAGGTTGAAATCATCGCTATTCATCTGTATCCAGATATTTTAAAAGAGTTGTATAGCACCGAGCTTCCCGCTATTATTCAACAAAGTGTGAAGCATCCTCAAACAAAAAAACTGGCTGACGACACTACAATAACCAGGTTTATAGAGTCACTCGACTTTTATTTTGACAATCCAAATTTGGTGAATGACGACCTCCTTGAATTAAAAGTTCGCGAATTGATTTTACTATTGGTACAAACCAAAAATGCAAACTCGGTATTAGAGCTCATCCAGGGCTTGTATGATTATAGAAACATTGATCTCAAAAAAATTGTAAACCTGCATCAGTATAATAACCTCAGCATTGAAGAGCTGGCTGCGCTAGCTAGTGTAAGTGTATCTTCTTTTAAACGTGCATTTAAGAAAGAGTTTAATGATACGCCTGCACACTATTTCAACGTACAGAAAATTAAAAAAGCCAAAGAGCTTTTATCACTTACCGATATGGCTATTAGTCAAATAGCTTATGAAATCGGTTTTAACGACCCGCTTTATTTTACGCGCCTGTTTAAAAAAAGTGAAACCCTTACCCCATCAGAATATCGAAGCAAGAATCACGCCTAG
- a CDS encoding ATP-dependent nuclease, whose product MYLKEFYIDNFRGYRKFKIKTDSNTNILTGVNNSGKTTILEAISLWNEIFSHLVILARKRDRNLNIFSGDYRFGKKGQNYIDYREINSVRSFGYKDIFYNLNNRATIKLSAKVYFNDTNEIEIGFIMKEANGNNYNVYLDNHDNFDFRSFNTQFRNPPQCIGCYFSTPVATIPSFEEFAIAPKIKEGIKIRQSSLFFRNRLFNLSKGDDFADFKSNLSRILYNETDCIDFNIKGDKSNDIYVSIDINIKNSGLRNISLLGSGTIQIIEILLHLYESKKELNIILLDEPDSHIHRDIQKRLLSFLKLSDVQVFLTTHNESLIRSANPNNLFFVDEEVSSTTPTIIEAIGKIKLPQRKIGIESSHHSKIINQIGSETSLDILNALEADKIIFVEGVDDSEYIQKLMDVKRIDKECVFWSFGGLDNLLSKIKHYKEFFESLGSNQSIWDKCSIIIDADFMTDTQKEKLKNELKNKLGISVFIWKSYTIEGTILLDDTKLEQLITMECSKQAVSKNQLEIKGSIANAIAEIKTEKLRLLNNDADLGRRVTGQIESRIKNLDDNLNIPRRRVYDNVTLPNLFNHYRIFSTQELNSNRVSHICNKEDVEKILESIYVELSLVKNPVFINYFSSVLNTVDFSSINSEWQELLDFIGE is encoded by the coding sequence ATGTACCTAAAAGAATTCTACATTGACAACTTTCGAGGCTATCGAAAATTCAAAATAAAAACAGATAGTAATACAAATATACTAACAGGTGTAAATAATAGCGGTAAGACCACAATTCTTGAAGCAATTTCCCTATGGAATGAAATTTTTAGTCACTTAGTTATCCTAGCACGAAAGAGAGATCGAAATCTAAATATTTTTTCTGGAGACTATAGGTTTGGTAAAAAAGGACAGAATTATATAGATTATAGAGAAATAAATTCTGTCAGAAGTTTTGGCTATAAAGATATTTTTTACAACTTAAATAATAGAGCAACTATTAAATTATCAGCAAAGGTATATTTTAACGATACAAATGAAATTGAGATTGGATTTATTATGAAAGAGGCTAACGGGAATAATTATAATGTTTACTTAGACAACCACGATAACTTTGATTTCCGTTCTTTTAATACACAGTTTAGAAATCCCCCTCAATGTATTGGGTGTTATTTTTCAACGCCTGTAGCCACAATACCATCGTTTGAAGAATTTGCAATTGCACCAAAAATTAAAGAAGGTATAAAGATTAGGCAATCTTCTTTATTTTTCAGAAATCGTCTTTTCAATCTATCGAAAGGAGATGACTTCGCAGACTTTAAATCAAATTTGTCCAGGATTCTTTATAATGAAACAGATTGCATAGATTTCAATATTAAAGGTGATAAATCAAATGACATTTATGTTTCGATTGATATCAACATTAAAAACAGTGGATTAAGAAATATCTCGTTATTAGGAAGTGGAACAATACAAATTATAGAAATTCTACTTCATCTTTACGAATCAAAAAAAGAACTCAACATTATTTTACTTGATGAGCCTGATAGTCACATTCATAGAGATATTCAAAAACGATTGCTCAGTTTTTTAAAGCTGAGTGATGTTCAAGTATTTTTAACAACTCATAACGAGTCACTTATTAGAAGCGCTAATCCAAATAATTTGTTTTTTGTAGATGAAGAAGTTTCATCTACGACCCCAACAATAATTGAAGCAATTGGAAAAATTAAACTACCGCAAAGGAAAATAGGGATTGAATCTTCTCATCATTCCAAAATTATTAATCAAATAGGTAGCGAAACCTCTCTAGACATCCTAAATGCACTTGAAGCCGATAAGATAATCTTTGTTGAGGGAGTTGATGATTCAGAATATATTCAAAAACTCATGGATGTTAAGAGAATAGATAAGGAATGCGTTTTCTGGTCATTTGGCGGTTTAGATAATTTACTGAGCAAAATAAAACACTATAAAGAATTTTTTGAAAGTTTAGGTTCAAATCAGTCCATTTGGGACAAATGTTCCATCATAATTGATGCAGATTTTATGACTGATACACAAAAAGAAAAGCTTAAAAATGAGCTTAAAAATAAGCTCGGCATTTCAGTTTTTATTTGGAAATCATATACAATTGAGGGAACAATACTTCTGGATGATACAAAATTAGAACAACTTATTACAATGGAATGCTCAAAACAGGCAGTTTCCAAAAACCAATTAGAAATCAAAGGAAGTATCGCTAATGCAATAGCTGAGATAAAAACGGAGAAGTTGAGATTATTAAATAATGATGCTGATTTAGGAAGACGAGTAACCGGTCAAATAGAAAGTCGAATTAAAAATTTAGATGATAATTTAAACATTCCAAGAAGAAGAGTATATGATAATGTCACTCTTCCCAACTTATTTAATCATTACCGGATCTTTTCTACTCAAGAATTGAACTCTAACAGAGTATCCCATATTTGCAATAAAGAAGATGTTGAAAAAATACTTGAATCTATCTATGTGGAACTGAGCTTAGTAAAAAACCCAGTATTTATCAATTATTTTTCGTCCGTCTTAAATACTGTCGACTTTAGTTCAATAAATAGTGAATGGCAAGAGTTATTGGATTTTATAGGCGAATAA
- a CDS encoding SDR family oxidoreductase, translating to MKIAVTSASGQLGAAITKALIQEIGKENVVAIARTTSKAEHLGVEVRKGDYNIREDFNEALKSIDKVLLISGMDDPQKRIPQHRNVIEAAKQNGVQKIVYTSIVGDEENTAFSPVVQSNRQTEEDVRNSGLDYVIGRNGIYIEPDLEYIDTYVKEGGIINCAADGKCGYTSREELGFAYAQMLLNDNLNGETLNLVGEPITQSQLAEYINQVYGKTLSFKSISVEEYKKERQLALGAFIGTIIAGIYEGIRNGANNVPSDFEKASGRAHKDPLEMIREFYNAKE from the coding sequence ATGAAAATAGCCGTAACATCCGCCAGTGGGCAATTAGGAGCCGCTATCACCAAGGCACTAATCCAAGAAATTGGGAAAGAAAATGTGGTGGCCATTGCGCGCACCACTTCTAAAGCAGAACACTTGGGCGTAGAAGTGCGTAAAGGCGATTATAACATCCGTGAAGATTTTAACGAAGCACTAAAAAGCATTGACAAAGTATTGTTGATTTCAGGCATGGACGATCCGCAAAAACGCATTCCACAACACCGCAATGTAATAGAAGCCGCTAAGCAAAATGGCGTGCAAAAGATTGTATACACCAGTATTGTGGGCGATGAAGAAAACACGGCTTTCAGCCCCGTGGTGCAGAGCAACCGCCAAACCGAAGAAGATGTACGCAACTCTGGTCTGGATTATGTGATTGGCCGTAACGGCATTTACATCGAGCCTGATTTGGAATACATTGACACGTACGTGAAAGAAGGCGGCATCATCAACTGTGCAGCAGATGGAAAATGTGGCTACACCAGCCGCGAAGAGTTAGGTTTTGCCTACGCTCAAATGTTGCTCAACGACAACTTAAATGGCGAGACGCTAAACTTGGTGGGTGAGCCGATTACGCAAAGTCAATTGGCAGAATACATCAATCAGGTGTATGGAAAGACACTTTCTTTCAAATCTATTTCTGTAGAAGAATACAAAAAAGAGCGTCAACTGGCCTTGGGCGCTTTTATAGGAACTATCATCGCTGGCATATATGAAGGCATTCGCAATGGTGCCAACAATGTACCTTCTGATTTTGAAAAGGCATCAGGCAGAGCGCACAAGGATCCGTTGGAGATGATACGTGAGTTTTACAATGCTAAGGAGTAG